From a single Paramormyrops kingsleyae isolate MSU_618 chromosome 14, PKINGS_0.4, whole genome shotgun sequence genomic region:
- the LOC111857984 gene encoding putative deoxyribonuclease TATDN3 isoform X2, which produces MKGFIDCHCHISAEEFDSDIEDVVDNSKKNGLIALVAVAEHAGEFEKIIQLSKRFPGFVFPCLGIHPVQGIHPEEQRGVTFQDLDAALPLIEKYKDQLLAIGEVGLDFTPRIVNSETGKEEQRRVLIRQAEIAKQLDLPLNVHSRSAGRPTIHLLKEQGVQKALLHAFDGKPSVAMEGVKAGYFFSIPPSIIRSQQQKLVQQLPLEHMCLETDSPALGPEKQVRNEPQNIVVAAEYVAKVKGVSLETVMEITKQNALKLFPRLKPFITA; this is translated from the exons ATGAAAGGCTTTATTGACTGTCATTGTCATATCTCTGCTGAAGAGTTTGATAGC GACATAGAAGATGTCGTTGATAATTCCAAAAAG AATGGGCTCATAGCGCTTGTGGCCGTTGCAGAACACGCGGGGGAGTTTGAGAAGATCATACAGCTCTCTAAAAG GTTTCCAGGGTTTGTGTTTCCATGCCTTGGCATCCATCCAGTTCAGGGTATACATCCAGAAGAGCAGAGGGGCGTGACATTTCAG GATTTAGATGCTGCCTTGCCTCTGATAGAGAAATATAAAGACCAGCTTTTAGCAATAGGAGAG GTTGGTCTCGATTTCACTCCTCGAATCGTTAACAGTGAAACTGGAAAGGAAGAACAGCGACGGGTGTTAATTCGACAAGCCGAGATTGCAAAACAACTCGACCTTCCACT GAATGTTCATTCAAGATCAGCGGGCAGGCCTACTATTCATCTTTTGAAGGAGCAAG GAGTTCAGAAGGCTCTGCTCCATGCCTTTGATGGAAAGCCCTCAGTGGCAATGGAGGGTGTAAAAGCTGGCTACTTTTTTTCTATACCTCCTTCCATAATAAGAAGTCAACAG CAGAAGCTGGTGCAGCAGCTGCCGTTGGAGCACATGTGCCTTGAGACGGATTCGCCGGCCCTCGGCCCAGAGAAGCAG GTGAGGAATGAGCCCCAGAACATCGTCGTAGCGGCGGAGTACGTTGCCAAGGTCAAAGGTGTCTCCCTGGAAACAGTGATGGAGATAACGAAGCAGAATGCCCTGAAGCTCTTCCCTCGGCTGAAACCTTTCATCACGGCCTGA
- the LOC111857984 gene encoding putative deoxyribonuclease TATDN3 isoform X3 translates to MKGFIDCHCHISAEEFDSDIEDVVDNSKKNGLIALVAVAEHAGEFEKIIQLSKRFPGFVFPCLGIHPVQGIHPEEQRGVTFQVGLDFTPRIVNSETGKEEQRRVLIRQAEIAKQLDLPLNVHSRSAGRPTIHLLKEQGVQKALLHAFDGKPSVAMEGVKAGYFFSIPPSIIRSQQKQKLVQQLPLEHMCLETDSPALGPEKQVRNEPQNIVVAAEYVAKVKGVSLETVMEITKQNALKLFPRLKPFITA, encoded by the exons ATGAAAGGCTTTATTGACTGTCATTGTCATATCTCTGCTGAAGAGTTTGATAGC GACATAGAAGATGTCGTTGATAATTCCAAAAAG AATGGGCTCATAGCGCTTGTGGCCGTTGCAGAACACGCGGGGGAGTTTGAGAAGATCATACAGCTCTCTAAAAG GTTTCCAGGGTTTGTGTTTCCATGCCTTGGCATCCATCCAGTTCAGGGTATACATCCAGAAGAGCAGAGGGGCGTGACATTTCAG GTTGGTCTCGATTTCACTCCTCGAATCGTTAACAGTGAAACTGGAAAGGAAGAACAGCGACGGGTGTTAATTCGACAAGCCGAGATTGCAAAACAACTCGACCTTCCACT GAATGTTCATTCAAGATCAGCGGGCAGGCCTACTATTCATCTTTTGAAGGAGCAAG GAGTTCAGAAGGCTCTGCTCCATGCCTTTGATGGAAAGCCCTCAGTGGCAATGGAGGGTGTAAAAGCTGGCTACTTTTTTTCTATACCTCCTTCCATAATAAGAAGTCAACAG AAGCAGAAGCTGGTGCAGCAGCTGCCGTTGGAGCACATGTGCCTTGAGACGGATTCGCCGGCCCTCGGCCCAGAGAAGCAG GTGAGGAATGAGCCCCAGAACATCGTCGTAGCGGCGGAGTACGTTGCCAAGGTCAAAGGTGTCTCCCTGGAAACAGTGATGGAGATAACGAAGCAGAATGCCCTGAAGCTCTTCCCTCGGCTGAAACCTTTCATCACGGCCTGA
- the LOC111857984 gene encoding putative deoxyribonuclease TATDN3 isoform X1, which translates to MKGFIDCHCHISAEEFDSDIEDVVDNSKKNGLIALVAVAEHAGEFEKIIQLSKRFPGFVFPCLGIHPVQGIHPEEQRGVTFQDLDAALPLIEKYKDQLLAIGEVGLDFTPRIVNSETGKEEQRRVLIRQAEIAKQLDLPLNVHSRSAGRPTIHLLKEQGVQKALLHAFDGKPSVAMEGVKAGYFFSIPPSIIRSQQKQKLVQQLPLEHMCLETDSPALGPEKQVRNEPQNIVVAAEYVAKVKGVSLETVMEITKQNALKLFPRLKPFITA; encoded by the exons ATGAAAGGCTTTATTGACTGTCATTGTCATATCTCTGCTGAAGAGTTTGATAGC GACATAGAAGATGTCGTTGATAATTCCAAAAAG AATGGGCTCATAGCGCTTGTGGCCGTTGCAGAACACGCGGGGGAGTTTGAGAAGATCATACAGCTCTCTAAAAG GTTTCCAGGGTTTGTGTTTCCATGCCTTGGCATCCATCCAGTTCAGGGTATACATCCAGAAGAGCAGAGGGGCGTGACATTTCAG GATTTAGATGCTGCCTTGCCTCTGATAGAGAAATATAAAGACCAGCTTTTAGCAATAGGAGAG GTTGGTCTCGATTTCACTCCTCGAATCGTTAACAGTGAAACTGGAAAGGAAGAACAGCGACGGGTGTTAATTCGACAAGCCGAGATTGCAAAACAACTCGACCTTCCACT GAATGTTCATTCAAGATCAGCGGGCAGGCCTACTATTCATCTTTTGAAGGAGCAAG GAGTTCAGAAGGCTCTGCTCCATGCCTTTGATGGAAAGCCCTCAGTGGCAATGGAGGGTGTAAAAGCTGGCTACTTTTTTTCTATACCTCCTTCCATAATAAGAAGTCAACAG AAGCAGAAGCTGGTGCAGCAGCTGCCGTTGGAGCACATGTGCCTTGAGACGGATTCGCCGGCCCTCGGCCCAGAGAAGCAG GTGAGGAATGAGCCCCAGAACATCGTCGTAGCGGCGGAGTACGTTGCCAAGGTCAAAGGTGTCTCCCTGGAAACAGTGATGGAGATAACGAAGCAGAATGCCCTGAAGCTCTTCCCTCGGCTGAAACCTTTCATCACGGCCTGA
- the fuca2 gene encoding plasma alpha-L-fucosidase isoform X1, translating to MVPSQSKYPIAALLLLFSVFIGSSRCQYQPTWESIDSRPLPEWYDQAKFGIFVHWGVFSVPSFGSEWFWWYWKNQKLTPYVDFMRQNYPPDFQYADFAPQFTAEFFNAKQWTEIFAASGAKYVVLTTKHHEGFTLWGSKYSWNWNAVDVGPQRDLVGEVADAIRANSALRLGLYHSLFEWFHPLFLQDAANVFKTREFPMTKSLPELYEIVNKYQPEVLWSDGDGNAPDTYWNSTGFLAWLYNESPVRKTVVTNDRWGLNSMCKHGGYYTCTDRYNPGHLLNHKWENCMTIDQKSWGYRRNAELKDYLTIEQLVATLVETVSCGGNLLMNVGPTHDGRIAPIFEERLRQMGQWLSVNGEAIYNTSAWRAQNDTIFPGVWYTWKPETKDIYAVFLQWPTKGTVNLNVPVVFNNTEVVLLGYAQPLKWIALKTGLTVYLPTLSVSQMPCFWAWTLKLTGAN from the exons ATGGTCCCCTCACAGTCGAAATACCCGATTGCAGCTTTGCTTCTGCTCTTTTCGGTGTTTATCGGCAGCTCTAGATGTCAGTATCAGCCCACTTGGGAGTCCATTGACTCCCGACCTTTGCCGGAATGGTACGATCAAGCTAAATTCGGGATTTTCGTGCATTGGGGAGTGTTTTCTGTCCCTAGTTTTGGAAGCGAATGGTTTTG GTGGTACTGGAAGAACCAGAAATTGACGCCATATGTCGATTTTATGCGACAAAATTATCCGCCCGATTTTCAGTATGCAGATTTTGCACCTCAGTTCACTGCAGAGTTCTTCAATGCAAAGCAGTGGACGGAAATCTTTGCAGCCTCAGGAGCGAAATATGTTGTACTTACTACAAAGCACCATGAAG GTTTCACCCTCTGGGGTTCTAAGTACTCTTGGAACTGGAATGCAGTTGACGTTGGGCCACAGCGGGACCTCGTCGGAGAAGTAGCTGACGCCATTCGGGCCAACAGTGCGCTCCGTCTGGGGCTGTATCATTCCCTATTCGAGTGGTTCCACCCACTCTTCTTGCAGGATGCCGCGAATGTCTTCAAAACCAGGGAGTTCCCAATGACCAAATCCCTGCCCGAGCTCTACGAGATCGTCAACAAGTACCAGCCAGAGGTGCTGTGGTCAGATGGGGATGGAAATGCCCCAGATACCTACTGGAATAGCACAGGCTTTCTGGCTTGGCTATATAATGAAAG CCCTGTGCGCAAAACCGTCGTGACGAATGACCGCTGGGGACTTAACAGTATGTGCAAACACGGGGGATATTACACCTGCACAGACCGCTACAACCCCGGGCACCTGCTGAATCATAAATGGGAGAACTGCATGACTATAGACCAGAAATCTTGGGGATACCGGAGGAACGCAGAGCTGAAGGATTACCTCACCATCGAGCAGCTAGTGGCG ACATTAGTGGAGACTGTATCCTGTGGGGGTAACCTCTTGATGAACGTTGGGCCCACGCACGACGGACGCATCGCCCCAATCTTTGAGGAACGCCTGCGGCAGATGGGCCAGTGGTTGAGCGTCAATGGGGAAGCCATCTACAACACTAGTGCATGGAGGGCCCAGAACGACACCATCTTTCCAGGAGTCTG GTATACATGGAAACCAGAGACGAAAGACATATATGCAGTGTTCTTACAGTGGCCCACAAAAGGAACAGTAAACCTCAATGTGCCAGTTGTTTTTAACAATACTGAG GTGGTTCTTCTGGGATATGCTCAGCCTCTGAAGTGGATTGCCTTGAAAACTGGACTGACGGTTTACCTGCCTACACTTTCTGTCAGTCAGATGCCCTGCTTCTGGGCTTGGACTCTCAAACTGACTGGAGCAAATTGA
- the fuca2 gene encoding plasma alpha-L-fucosidase isoform X2: MRQNYPPDFQYADFAPQFTAEFFNAKQWTEIFAASGAKYVVLTTKHHEGFTLWGSKYSWNWNAVDVGPQRDLVGEVADAIRANSALRLGLYHSLFEWFHPLFLQDAANVFKTREFPMTKSLPELYEIVNKYQPEVLWSDGDGNAPDTYWNSTGFLAWLYNESPVRKTVVTNDRWGLNSMCKHGGYYTCTDRYNPGHLLNHKWENCMTIDQKSWGYRRNAELKDYLTIEQLVATLVETVSCGGNLLMNVGPTHDGRIAPIFEERLRQMGQWLSVNGEAIYNTSAWRAQNDTIFPGVWYTWKPETKDIYAVFLQWPTKGTVNLNVPVVFNNTEVVLLGYAQPLKWIALKTGLTVYLPTLSVSQMPCFWAWTLKLTGAN; the protein is encoded by the exons ATGCGACAAAATTATCCGCCCGATTTTCAGTATGCAGATTTTGCACCTCAGTTCACTGCAGAGTTCTTCAATGCAAAGCAGTGGACGGAAATCTTTGCAGCCTCAGGAGCGAAATATGTTGTACTTACTACAAAGCACCATGAAG GTTTCACCCTCTGGGGTTCTAAGTACTCTTGGAACTGGAATGCAGTTGACGTTGGGCCACAGCGGGACCTCGTCGGAGAAGTAGCTGACGCCATTCGGGCCAACAGTGCGCTCCGTCTGGGGCTGTATCATTCCCTATTCGAGTGGTTCCACCCACTCTTCTTGCAGGATGCCGCGAATGTCTTCAAAACCAGGGAGTTCCCAATGACCAAATCCCTGCCCGAGCTCTACGAGATCGTCAACAAGTACCAGCCAGAGGTGCTGTGGTCAGATGGGGATGGAAATGCCCCAGATACCTACTGGAATAGCACAGGCTTTCTGGCTTGGCTATATAATGAAAG CCCTGTGCGCAAAACCGTCGTGACGAATGACCGCTGGGGACTTAACAGTATGTGCAAACACGGGGGATATTACACCTGCACAGACCGCTACAACCCCGGGCACCTGCTGAATCATAAATGGGAGAACTGCATGACTATAGACCAGAAATCTTGGGGATACCGGAGGAACGCAGAGCTGAAGGATTACCTCACCATCGAGCAGCTAGTGGCG ACATTAGTGGAGACTGTATCCTGTGGGGGTAACCTCTTGATGAACGTTGGGCCCACGCACGACGGACGCATCGCCCCAATCTTTGAGGAACGCCTGCGGCAGATGGGCCAGTGGTTGAGCGTCAATGGGGAAGCCATCTACAACACTAGTGCATGGAGGGCCCAGAACGACACCATCTTTCCAGGAGTCTG GTATACATGGAAACCAGAGACGAAAGACATATATGCAGTGTTCTTACAGTGGCCCACAAAAGGAACAGTAAACCTCAATGTGCCAGTTGTTTTTAACAATACTGAG GTGGTTCTTCTGGGATATGCTCAGCCTCTGAAGTGGATTGCCTTGAAAACTGGACTGACGGTTTACCTGCCTACACTTTCTGTCAGTCAGATGCCCTGCTTCTGGGCTTGGACTCTCAAACTGACTGGAGCAAATTGA